A stretch of DNA from Micromonospora peucetia:
CTGTCGTACGGCCGGATCCTGGCCACCATCGCTTCCGTGTTCATCCTCGGCCTGGGCGTCATCGCGGCGCTCAACCAGGTCGGCGTCGCCACCGCGGTCACCACTCCGGTGCTGATCGCGGTGCTGGCCACCGTGGGCGGCATCCTCGTCGTCGGGGTGGGCGGCGGGTTGGTCCGTCCGATGCAGAGCCGCTGGGAGTCGTGGCTGACCCGGGCCGAGCGGGAGTCGCAGTTGATCGCCACGCACGCCCGCGCCTACCAGGCCGGACGCCGTGACAGCGAGGCCCACCTCGTCGCACCCGCCACGAACGACGGCGACCCGGACGCGACCCAGGTGGTTTCCGGCCCCCGCGTCGGCCCCGATCCGGATGCGACCCAGGTGGTCTCCGGCCCGCGCGTCGACGCCGACCCGACCGTGCCCGTGCCACGGCAGGGTGACCCGGACGCCACCCAGGTCACCTCGCACGACGCCACCGTCGGAGCCCGGCCGGTCGGCGAGGACAGCGAGGCCACCATGGTCATCCCGCCGCTGGACGGCGAGCGGCACCGCCGCTGACCAGGCCGCCGTCGGGGTGGGATCCGCAGCGGATCCCACCCCGACGCGTGTCCGGTAAAGGGTGTGACCGTCCTGGCCGGCGCGGCTACTATCGCCGGCATGACCTGGCGATGTTGATGCACTGCTAGGGACCACTGCCGTGGGCCGCCGCGGTCGCCGTACATCCGGCGTCCGCTTCGTCCCCACCGGAAGGTCCCATGACTGTCCACTCTCCGCGCGTGTCCGACGCGCGCGCCCGCCGGCTGGCGGCCACCCTCTACGGGTACGCGTTCCTCACCGAACTGGTCCTGCTCTACCCGCTGTACGCGCTGCTGTTCAGCGACACCGGCCTGTCGGTGTGGCAGATCTCGTCGTTGTTCGTGATCTGGTCGGCCGCCAGCATCCTGCTGGAAGTGCCCTCCGGCGCGTTCGCCGACGCGGTCTCCCGGCGGCTGCTGCTCAGCCTCGCACCGGTGGTCACCGCCGCCGGCTTCGCTCTCTGGGTGCTCGTGCCCTCGTACCCTGCGTTCGCCG
This window harbors:
- a CDS encoding mechanosensitive ion channel family protein, translated to MRDNFGDAVGDALRSVMLFLPKAVAFVAILVAGWLIAKAVLKIVDKVLERVGFDRAVERGGIRRALARSRYDASDIVAKLAYYGVLLVTLQLAFGIWGPNPISDLIAGVIAWLPRAFVAIVIVVVAAAIANAVKDIISGALGGLSYGRILATIASVFILGLGVIAALNQVGVATAVTTPVLIAVLATVGGILVVGVGGGLVRPMQSRWESWLTRAERESQLIATHARAYQAGRRDSEAHLVAPATNDGDPDATQVVSGPRVGPDPDATQVVSGPRVDADPTVPVPRQGDPDATQVTSHDATVGARPVGEDSEATMVIPPLDGERHRR